Proteins co-encoded in one Euleptes europaea isolate rEulEur1 chromosome 1, rEulEur1.hap1, whole genome shotgun sequence genomic window:
- the C1H19orf53 gene encoding leydig cell tumor 10 kDa protein homolog, which produces MAQGKKKLPARQRAAAKQKAAGAAAVRGPRKGGRIIAPKKARVIQQQKLKKNLEVSIRKKIEHEVVMKANANQPKKLTLLKTPKAEAKKEAGPSSQP; this is translated from the exons ATGGCGCAGGGCAAGAAGAAGCTCCCGGCGCGCCAGCGGGCCGCCGCCAAGCAGAAAGCCGCCGGGGCCGCCGCCGTCCGGGGCCCGCGCAAGGGAG GCCGAATAATCGCTCCCAAAAAAGCTCGAGTGATCCAGCAGCAGAAACTGAAGAAG AACCTTGAGGTCAGCATCCGTAAGAAAATCGAGCATGAGGTGGTGATGAAGGCCAATGCCAACCAACCCAAGAAACTGACCCTGCTGAAGACACCAAAAGCAGAGGCCAAGAAGGAGGCTGGACCCTCCAGCCAGCCCTAG